The genomic window AGGCGACAACTCTTGACGAAATGAATCACCACCCCATCGGCCTTCCATTGCTCCACGTAGCGCCGAATCTGGTCATACCGCTGGAGGTAGTTCCGATTGGTGAGATTATGAGCGAGCATGTGAAGAGCGATGGACGTCAACGGATCCGCGGGATCGTGACGGAAGCCGAACTCCCACAGGCCCCCTACCGTCGAATAGGTGGATGCAACCGCGCACGCCTTCCACCTGGCAAACATATCGCGAAAAGTACGGAAGTAGGGATAGGGCGGAGGACCTTCGATGACGAGACGAAACCTCTCCTGATCATAAACGCCCTCGCCGCGCTCGGCTTTGTCGCGGAACTCCCGCAGGGCGAGTTGGAAAAATTCCACTCCCTCGGGTCGGGCACGATAAACATAGAGCGGCCCCATGAGAGTGATGGCATCGAAATAGGCATCGAAGGGCGAGGGTGAGTGCTGCGCCAGATGCTTGATCTCAGACCACAACTCTTCCACCTGACGAGAACAGGCTACGGCCTGCGCCAGCCGATCCTCGTCCAGATGTCGCCCGGTAATTTTTTCCAGTAGCGCGACTACATCGCGAAGTTGGCGGACGACGTAGTCGAGATCCGCCGATGTCGGCGTCTCCGTTCGAGCGAATGGAATATCCAGCAGATACAGTGGGGCTCCGGTGAGAGCGGCGACGTGCTCGAACCACTTAATGTAGGTGTTGCACCCGACGAAGTTGCAGAGCACGAGCGCCGGACGCGGCAACTGCCCGCCAGTAGGCGTCAGTCCTTTGACGTAAGCCCCGATGTCGGCTTTGACGTAAGCGCAGTTGTCCGCCGCATAACCCATCTCTTCGGCCAGCAGAATCGGTTCGAGCGATTGATGGCGAATGGCCAGTTGGAGCGCGTTCACCTCGGGATAGAGAGGAACGACATCGAAGGCTTCGAGCAGTTCGATGCAGTTGCCGGAAATCATCAAGGCGACGGCCGGCGGATCTCCACTCCGGGCTGATTGATCCAATCGCTCGTACCATTGCAGCATCAGCTCCTTCTGTCGCTGATGAAGCTGACCCCGGTAGTCCGTTCGTGATGATGTCATCGGCTTCTCTCCGACAGGCCTCTTCCCCTTGTGGGCTCATCCCGGTCAGGCGAAAATCAACGATTCGACGAAGGTTTCGACCTCCGTCCTCAGGCGTTCAAAGGTGAACATTTTCTCCTCAAACTCCAGAAGCAGGTGAGGAATGCCTTCGCGGTCCAGCTCGCGTTTGTAGAGCACATAATCGAAGTACGCGGGCTCGCAGAATTTGGCGATGAGGAAGATGACGGCATCGGCTCGTCGCTGCCGGACTTTCTCCACGAGCGCCTGGTGGCGCGGGCGACGCCAATCATGGCGAACCGACGAGGCAACCGACCGATTGAGATAACTCTCGGCGAGCGCCCGAAGCGGAGAATCCCCGGTCGGCACATCGTCGAGAAACCATCGCCGTCCGAGAAGGAAATCGTCGTCAACGATATAACATCCCGCTTCCTCGATCAGCCGGATCAAATCCAGCGGAGGCTGCTCACAGAAAGATCCCTCGATGATGATCCGAAGCGAATCGCGCGGCTTCGTCTGACGGCAGGGGAGATGCTCCAGCACGCGCCGGAGCAGCGCCGAATGTTCTTCGACGGGGAGAACGTTCCCCATCCGCATCACGACGTACGCTTCCCAGGCGCGGATCAGATGAGGCGACTCCGAGCGACAATCAAAGAGACGACGGCTGAGACGGCGATTTTCATTGTGCGCTGCGATGGCCCGCCACAGCCGGTCCTCGCTGGCCGATTGACCGCTCAGCCGTTCCAGATTCTCCCGCAGGCGCTCGTACTCGCGGGCGAGAAAAGCAATGGCCGCATCGGTCGTGGGATTGTGCGGCAGATGGACAAAATCAATATACAGCTCGGGCAGATTGCGCTTGAGGACAAAACACAGGTTCCGGGCCGAATCGCAAATGGTTGAGAAGAGCATTCCATCAAACGGCTGCAACAGTCCGGTCAGTCCCATCTCCAGCGTCGTTTTGACAATCGAGCAGATGAACGACCCGAATCGGGCATCGGCATGGTGCAAATCAATCCGGTCTCCACCTCCGTTGAGTCCTACCGGTAGCAGGCCACACGCATCAATCAACTCCACCGGAGCATAGACCGGGAAGTAAGCGATCACCTTCCCACCCGGATGGTCCTCTTTCCACCGTCTCACGGTGGGAAAGCTCAGATCGCTGATCGTCTCCGCACAGAGGGAAAAGATGTTGTCGAGAGCACCCTCCGTCATTTGTTCTCCTCTCTCCTGATTGAGCTCCCCTCTTTTCTGTCGCTCGCCCACAGGCGTCGCCGGCCCGTTGACGCCCGAGAGGATCGTTTTTTCGGGGCACGCGCTGACTCGATTCCCCCTCCACCGGCCGGTCAACCGACCATCGTCAAGCCGCCGCTCACGCTGATGACCTGACCGGTGATGTAACTGGCTCGATCGGAGGCCAGGAAGACGACGACAGGAGCGATCTCCTCCGGCTGGCCCAGGCGTCGCAGGGGAATGTAATTGACCATCGTGCCGAGAATCTTCCGGGCGAACTCGTCCTGCTGCATCTCCTCAAGCAACGGCGTCTCCGATGGACCGGGACAGACGACGTTCACCCGGATGTTATCTCGCGCATGCTCCCGTGCGAGCGTTTTAGAAAAGGCGATGACAGCGGCTTTCGATCCGGCATAGACGGCTTCGCCGAGCGATCCCACCCGCGCGGCATCCGAGCTGACATTGACGATGCAGCCGCGCTTTCGCTCGGCCATCTGCGGCAGGAGGGCGAAGCAGGTATTGAGAACACCGCGAAAATTGATGGCGATGATCCTCTCCCACAAATCTGGCGTCGTTTTCACGAACGGCATGAGCCGATCCCACCCGGCGTTGTTGATGAGGATGTCAACGGCTCCCCATCGCCGAAGGATCTCATCCCGGAGGGCAAAGACACTCTCGATTTGAGTCACATCGGTGGGTACGGCGACGATATCGCGGCCCGACCTCTCGCGCACCTCCCGCGCCGTGGTCTCGGCGTCCTCCGCGCGCAGGTCGGCAATCATGACATCAGCTCCGACATCGGCGAGCGCCTGGACGATTGCTCGACCGATGCCGCGAGCGCCGCCGGTGACGACGGCTCTTTTACCGGTGAGATCGAGAAAATTCATCGTCACCCCTCCCTTGTTCAACAGTGCGAGTGAAAGATGGGGGATGTCCGAAATCGGTCTCTCATCAGATTGCCCATGTGGGGGGCGGCTGCTTCACTCCACCGCGTCGGCCTCTCGCAACGCACCGTTGGTTGGGCGACAACATGGGCCGCGCGGAGATTTCGGGGCCGTGATATAATAGGCCGTCGTATGCCCAACTCAGAAGCGATCGAAACATACAACCTGCTCAAGGAACGGCTGGGGGATGAAACGGCTCGGGCCCTGCTCCGGTATATCGAAGCCTCCAC from Blastocatellia bacterium includes these protein-coding regions:
- a CDS encoding 2-hydroxyacyl-CoA dehydratase family protein; this translates as MTSSRTDYRGQLHQRQKELMLQWYERLDQSARSGDPPAVALMISGNCIELLEAFDVVPLYPEVNALQLAIRHQSLEPILLAEEMGYAADNCAYVKADIGAYVKGLTPTGGQLPRPALVLCNFVGCNTYIKWFEHVAALTGAPLYLLDIPFARTETPTSADLDYVVRQLRDVVALLEKITGRHLDEDRLAQAVACSRQVEELWSEIKHLAQHSPSPFDAYFDAITLMGPLYVYRARPEGVEFFQLALREFRDKAERGEGVYDQERFRLVIEGPPPYPYFRTFRDMFARWKACAVASTYSTVGGLWEFGFRHDPADPLTSIALHMLAHNLTNRNYLQRYDQIRRYVEQWKADGVVIHFVKSCRL
- a CDS encoding 3-oxoacyl-ACP reductase family protein, with the protein product MNFLDLTGKRAVVTGGARGIGRAIVQALADVGADVMIADLRAEDAETTAREVRERSGRDIVAVPTDVTQIESVFALRDEILRRWGAVDILINNAGWDRLMPFVKTTPDLWERIIAINFRGVLNTCFALLPQMAERKRGCIVNVSSDAARVGSLGEAVYAGSKAAVIAFSKTLAREHARDNIRVNVVCPGPSETPLLEEMQQDEFARKILGTMVNYIPLRRLGQPEEIAPVVVFLASDRASYITGQVISVSGGLTMVG
- a CDS encoding 2-hydroxyacyl-CoA dehydratase, which produces MTEGALDNIFSLCAETISDLSFPTVRRWKEDHPGGKVIAYFPVYAPVELIDACGLLPVGLNGGGDRIDLHHADARFGSFICSIVKTTLEMGLTGLLQPFDGMLFSTICDSARNLCFVLKRNLPELYIDFVHLPHNPTTDAAIAFLAREYERLRENLERLSGQSASEDRLWRAIAAHNENRRLSRRLFDCRSESPHLIRAWEAYVVMRMGNVLPVEEHSALLRRVLEHLPCRQTKPRDSLRIIIEGSFCEQPPLDLIRLIEEAGCYIVDDDFLLGRRWFLDDVPTGDSPLRALAESYLNRSVASSVRHDWRRPRHQALVEKVRQRRADAVIFLIAKFCEPAYFDYVLYKRELDREGIPHLLLEFEEKMFTFERLRTEVETFVESLIFA